GTGAAGCGGAGACGAAACCCGAGCTCGAGACGCAGACGGAGAGATGAAGAAGAAGGCCAAACGCCAAACGCGTTTTGGGTCAAAACGCGGACGCAGAAAAATAGCGTTCAGCTTCTGGGATTTTAGCGTTTAGCGATTGTACCCTAATTTTAAAAGAGTATATAAATGTAAACCCTAGTTATATCTTATCTTGTTTTTCTCTCTAAACACAAACATATTTTGTTGTTTTTCTCTCCAAGCACAAACACATTTTGGCCAAAGATTTAATTTTTAGCTTCTTTTCATCTTTTTCTCTTGTGTTTATTGATTTACCTTGATCACTAAACATGATTAACCTTAAATCAAACGCAAAAGTAGAAAGAACAAACAAGGGAAGAAGAAGAATGATATACATGAGAGAGAGAGACTAAGAAGATATATTACTGATCACCCCTTACCCTGTTAACAACAAAACATATACAGAAGAAAATAAAAAATGAGCTTGCCACTGTTTTTATCCAAAGTCCTCACTAACTACAAAAAAAAACCAAAACCTCCTAAATCTCATTTTGATGTCTCGCAGCACCATACACCACAGAGACCAAAATAATTATGAGACGCAACGCTCCAAACGCCTCATCGTGAAACCCTGCAATTACAGTCTTTTGAGTTCTATTGCATTTAACGTTTAATACGTTTAATATGTTGTAAGACTAAAGATTACACAGCAAGGAGATATGCGTACCGTGATTTTTATGGGTCTGCTGCGATGTTGGCAAGGCAGGTAATGACATCTCTGCAAATTTGTAACTAAACTGAATCAGACGAAACAAAACTCCTTTTTTTTTTTTTGCAATCTACACAGAAGAGAACAGGTAAATAGAAATGTTTACCAGGAGCACAGAGAGACAAAGACGACACTGACGATGAAGATGGCCACGGCGCAGCAATATTATCCGTCAGGTCACATGTGAAACTGTACCCTGTTGTGTTGTCAAATATCAAGTCTGCAGGATAGCTTCTGAGAAGACAACCTTGTTGCATTCCATATGCTGCTTATCGCCCAAAAGAGAGATCAATGTCAGGAGGATTTGAATAAAAGGAAGCTGACTATAACACTTCTTTTGGAGTATACTACCTTGGACACTGAAATCTTTGAGATCGACATTACAAAGCTCGTAGACATTTGTCATGACACCACCTTTCCTTAACATAGAACCGAAGACCGTTGCGCAGACTATGGCCTGCTTGTTTGTTATCAGCATTTGGTTACGTATCCCAGAAATGTATGAATTCAAGGAGGTACAGCAAGAAGGGCTTGGAGCAGCCGCATTACGGCAAGCCTTGACCACTTCCGTTGGCTCCTTAAACTCCAAGGGGCAAACTGTAAACTCCACAATGTAAAGTCAGAACCAATGTTCAAGAAATCCGTAGGCTGTAACTAGGCCTTTTGTAGAGAACTAGCAACTAAGCAGATTATTCGAGGCCTAGGCCAGGCCGAAACATTAACGAATTATCAATTTATTTTATATATAAATTACGTTTAATAAGATATTATAATTTTTGAGTTAAATTATAAATTTATTTTGATGAATTATCAAAATTAGATATACAAAACAAATTATTAGACAAATTAGTAGATTTGTAGTTTTTTACTAACATTATTGATTAATTTAACATATTTAGACTAATTTAAGTAGATTTAAATCGATTTTAACCAATTTATTACTGTTTAAACCGATTTGAGTTGTACAAGTTGGATTTTAAGAAAATCATTTGGGTCAAGACCTAGTTAGAGCCGCCTAGACCGATTTTTTAAACCATGGTCAAAACCATTTCCTAGATGAGCAAGGTAATAGATGACTACACAGTTCAGTACCTTTGTTGACTTTGCAAGACGATAATATTCTAAACGCTGTGTTTGCTTTGTCAGCAGGAAGCTTCCTGGAGATATACGAAAACACCACATTCTTGCAGTCGTTAAGCGCGTTGACGTTGTTGTTTGATCCTCCTGAAGAGATAGCAAGCGCAGCTTCCATAATCGCACCTTGGCAAACCGGCTTGCAACACTCTTTAAGAGGGTCAACAGTGCGACACGCGTCAAGTAATTTGCTACCGTTAACAGCTTTCTCGAACACTGCCGCATCTTGCACAGGACAAGAACCCCTAGTAAGATTCGAATACGTTACAGAACAAAGCTCAGGTATTGTCATGTTGGCTCTTTTGCTGACGAGGATGCTAACGATATCTGAAAAACAATCTGCAGCAACCGCATCAGGCAGAACCAACTTATCTGACTTGTGCTGTCCTTGGAAAATATGAAGCAGGCTAACGAACTGTGGACAGCATATAACGTTTCCCACGAGTGCGGCGAACGGCTGGGAGCAATCAGAGGCTGCTGTATCTATAACGCTTGAGATTGCTTGGAAGTCTGCAGGGCATTTACCGGTTAGCTTTGGTTGGTATGTATCAGGGAAAGTAGGGTACATTGGTGGTGTCCAAGGGAGAGGAGGGGATTCGTATTTGGGGATGACGGAAGGTGATATTTGAATGGGGCCGGATACTCCAGTACCAGGTGGATTTGCTAACTCAAAGGTAGTGGTTTTGCTACTGTGGTCATTAACTTTATACTGAGAAGCTACATCTTGGAAGCTTGATAACCAGATAATAAATAACAAGAAGCCATGAACCAAATAACCTGATAACAGAAGCAAGTTAAAAGATTAACAAACAACTTTTACCAGAGAAGTTATTTATTTAGTTTCATCAATGGCACAATAGGGTACCTAGACTGACAACAAAAAAAACACCTTGAGAAGAAGCGCCAACAAAAAAATACTCTCTCAGAAAGATGTATGTTTTAGTCTTTTCACACTTATTACAAAAACATATCAAATTTTAGTTACTAATACATTATTTTCCGTTCTCCACAACTTTTAACCAATGAAATCTTTATAAACACCATTATGTTTTTTGAAGTTTACAATTTGCAATTAATTTATGCATTGACAATGTAAAACATACTCCCTCCGTTCCTAAAAGATAGACTTTT
The DNA window shown above is from Brassica oleracea var. oleracea cultivar TO1000 chromosome C3, BOL, whole genome shotgun sequence and carries:
- the LOC106335198 gene encoding uncharacterized GPI-anchored protein At1g61900-like; the encoded protein is MVKFAGYLVHGFLLFIIWLSSFQDVASQYKVNDHSSKTTTFELANPPGTGVSGPIQISPSVIPKYESPPLPWTPPMYPTFPDTYQPKLTGKCPADFQAISSVIDTAASDCSQPFAALVGNVICCPQFVSLLHIFQGQHKSDKLVLPDAVAADCFSDIVSILVSKRANMTIPELCSVTYSNLTRGSCPVQDAAVFEKAVNGSKLLDACRTVDPLKECCKPVCQGAIMEAALAISSGGSNNNVNALNDCKNVVFSYISRKLPADKANTAFRILSSCKVNKVCPLEFKEPTEVVKACRNAAAPSPSCCTSLNSYISGIRNQMLITNKQAIVCATVFGSMLRKGGVMTNVYELCNVDLKDFSVQAYGMQQGCLLRSYPADLIFDNTTGYSFTCDLTDNIAAPWPSSSSVSSLSLCAPEMSLPALPTSQQTHKNHGFHDEAFGALRLIIILVSVVYGAARHQNEI